From Mycosarcoma maydis chromosome 19, whole genome shotgun sequence:
GCACGCAGCCGAAAACGCACGACCAACACAGAGGTGttcaacattcacgatttgtcCTAAGTGTGATCTAAGCTAGGTTACGAGTTGTCTGCGGTTATCAGTCATTTGCCACATGACTTGCTATGAAACCCAGTCTGTGAAAGGCCGATAGTTACACTTGTTGACTTGCGATGAAACCCAGACTGTGTAAGGCTGATAGTTACACTTGTTGACTTGCTATGAAACCCAGACTGTGAAAGGCCGATAGCTATACTTGTTCGTAACTGAGTCATCTGCGGCCATAGAGACATGAAAATACCGCATCCcgttcgatctgcgcagtcAAGCATGTCGTCGCCTAGTCAGTACTGCGGTGGGGGACCACGCGGGAATCctaggtgctgcagttctcttttttttttcttcttgactTCTTGAATCATCGACAGATTGTTCGGCCAGCTTCTTGGTTGTTGGTGAGTTCCGCATTGCTTCGGTTTCATCCCGTTGGAGGCGCTCACCTTTTTCGCCCAACGATGTCGTCTGCTACGACGTCACGTGGTCCTTCAGACATCTCAAGTGGTATAGGGGCATCAGCTTGTGTGGTCCTTTAAGCGGGTCGTCGTTTCTTGATACGCTCGGTTTGGTGGCAGAAAAAACTCAACACAGCGCGATATCGTCTCCAAAACAGCATTGCTTTACAAGAAGCTACTTAGACCATGGTCTCAAGCAGTCTCACATCCTTGAGAGCATAAGGGGGCAGACGGGTTCAACAAGCATTCGGTCTGGCAGAATGTGATCTCGTCTAGTGACAAGGGTTGTAACAGGGAGCAAGTCTTAGCGGCTTTCGACTGGCCAAGTGGTTCAGAGCCGTGTACCGGATGTCCGAGTCGAAGTGCAAGGAAGCGACTTTGACCTCGGTCTGAGCACACCACGCCCGCTCTGAGCGAGTGAGAGATGCGGCATCAACACAAAGCTTGCGTCCACGGTCTGTGCACACGCACTCAGAGTGTGCACCTGCGcaatctcgaatcacgaatgcttcAAGTGTCGATCTgaacacaatcacgaacccCTCTTGCCACAACCAAAGAGCCTTTGCAGCTGCCCGCTTGGTCCTCCGGCACTGCAAAGTACGAACCATGATGATGCTGAGAGAGAGTGTCTGTGCCTGCGTGGAGAAGCGGAAAGCGGCATGAGGAGATACTCTGTCGCTGTTGGGGGATACTTTTAGATACCGTCAACACGCAGTATGACTGAAGAGACTGTCAAGAGGCAGCATTTTGTTCCTTATTCCTTTTTGCTCTTGCTTTTTCTCGTTGTGTTGACACGGACCATGAATTCAGTTACGAGCCTTAGCTGAAGAAGCGTTGAAAATGAGCGCTGCCCCTGTGTCCTAAGCTACAGTAAGACGGCTTAAGGTAAAacatactcgtgactgtgcttGAACACCCCTAACTCGTGATTGAGTGCCAAGTGCGTCACACGGCGCGCGTTGCTGCAGCAAGGACCCTGGATTCTCCATTCTCCACAtgaattcatgattcgtgattgtgattttCGTGGAAGCATCACGCATGGACACagccgacgaggagctAACTCACGATGtgactcactcgtgactttgaCTGCTCAAGAGCGGCAGAGACCAGAAAATCGAGGAAAAGGCACCTTCCAAAACTCACAGCCAATCCACACTTGACAGGCTCCACGCTCACACGTCACTTTCGACTGAGCTTCAACGTCACTTATAATAAGGCAGATCATCCACCATGCCTCCATCCAAGTCACCTCACTgtcgatcgcatcgctgTCAGCCGCGTCCATAGACAAAGTTGCTGTTTCCCTGCGCAGCAAGACCTGACACAATGCCCATGTCGGTGCAGAACCCACTCGAACTGCCACTGCCTGTGGTGGTGGATACTCTACTACCTATGCTATCGGATCGCGACTTGGCCTCACTGCGATGCGTCTCCAAGCATGCCAAGTTGCTtgtcgaagacgaggtgctATGGAAACGCAAAGTGCTGGCCGACTTTACTTTTCCCGCGTATGCAACTGCTCGTATGGGCGGTTGGTATCGCCTCTACACCGGACTCAGCAACCCTGACATCTATGTCTGGGGTCAGGATAGCAATGGTCGACTTGGCATCACGAGACACGAGCGTTCTCAACAGATGCGCGCCCATCTCACAAATATCAGCGCAGGTATCCCTTACCCGATCAAGCTCACCTCGATGAGTGCTTCGCGACTCGGTGCATCAGAAGGCCAAGAGCAGCCCGCGGGCGCCGtggtcgagatcatcgCCGGAGGTTGGTCATTCCATGCTCGAACCTCGACGGGCCAAGTGTGGGCTTGGGGCACAATGAATGGTGAAGTAAGCGCAACTTCGATCGATACCCTATGTCACCCGGGCAAAGTGGTATCCACGCCACAGCCGATAAAAAATCTGCCGCCAATCCGATCGCTTTCGGGCGGACGCCATCACGCCGTTGCGCTGTCTCATGACAACCGGCTTTTGGAATGGTCAGCGTGGGGTACCATTTGGGAGCACGTCGGCTTTCCAGCTCATCTCATCGCTCCTCCAAACTCCAAGACTAGCATCACAAGTCAGAACGACATTGTACCCATCACCAACGTCAAACAGCTCGAAGCCGGGTGGTATTTCTCAGCGATCCTCACGCAGACGGGCGAAATCTGGCTGTGGCGCACAAATTGGAGCCAAGCTGTTTTTCGCGGCTACCAGACGGCCGAAGAACCAGCGTCGCCCTCTGCGCCTGGCGGCGCCCACACCAAGACGTGGCGACTCGATATCACTCCTGTTCGATTGCCACCAATCGTCCTCgacgctgagcagcaagagcgagagcatctTGCCAACAAAGTCGTACAGATCGCAGCAGGAGAAGACTTCATCGTTGCTCTGACACAAGCTGGAACGTTGCACAGACTCGATATGAGTCACTATCGGACGCGGGAAGAGGATGGTCTTGTGAATCAACAACTTTTTGACCACTTGCATCGTGAGCATCGTGATGGTGTCGAGACGCATGCGCAGTCTGGACGCTTGCTAGATTTGACGTCTCGCTTTCACGTGTTTCTCGAGTCTCGAGCAAAGTGGGAGAGGCTGGCAGCTTTTGAAGATCCACAGGGTCTGCCGGGTTTCGACTCTGCGTGGCTGAAAGATGGGCGAGGAGCCCAAGGAAGCGTGGGCGGCATTTCGCACATTTCGGCGCAATTTCGGACATTTGTCGTTTTCCACACTGTCAAGCCAGCCAAACGGCCGCAATGGCGGGATGGGCAGCCAGCAGTGCTGGAAACCGACCAGGACGCACAGACGCTTGTGTTGCTGGGATCGTCCATGTCGGCGTCTCCCGAGCTAATCCCACAACTGCAGGCTCGCGGCGTAATCAAAGTGACCATGGGCGACTATCATTATGGAGCGCTGACGCAGAAGGGCGAGATTCTCACATGGGGGTCGTTCAGCAAGGGTGCGTTGGGCAACTGGCATCCACCGTGGGCGTCGGCGAATCAGTCCACCGAGGCGGATCAACTACCAGCGTGCGATCAAGCCGAGCTagccgagcaagccgaCCAAGATGAGCAACGCTCGTTTTCGAACCTCGTTCCGCTCCCTCGGGTCTCGCGTGGCGGTGAACAGAGAGGTGCTTTCCAGCCCAGAATCGGGTTCGCCGCACGTCCAAGAGTTGGCACCGCTCCTCGCGCACAAATGCGCACATCAGCCGCGCGCCCCAATTACCAGTCCGAGCAGGACGTTGCTATGCCGACACccatcagcatcgtcgctcACGCGCAGCATGGCGCACAGAGTAAGAAGCTCACTCCGGTTGCGTTCGATATCGCATTTGCCGGATGGCATTCCTCAGCGCTCGTCATGCAGGCACCCGATGTTTCTCCAACGCTCCCGATCCAGCGCAGTGGATGCTGATAGACAAGCGCCAGTGCGCCAAGAGTGACACGTTCAGCACACGTGTATAGTACGCTGTATGATGGTGAAATCGTATTTCGATCAGGGATCACAGCTGTTGAATGGCTGCGAGGCTCAGTCACGGGCAGTGCAGGGGCGTGTGTCAGGCGTGTTGAGCGATGCTCGGATGGCGGGCGTGCGGAGGACGGTGGCGCGCAAGGCACGGTTGCGACGGAGGCGTGCACGACGCGTGGTCGAGCGGCGCGGCGAGCGCACTGTGTTTGTGCGACGACGCTTCGCTGTTGGTAGCGACGAGTTTGGGGAATGCGCGGCGCGGCGTGCGTTCGGTAGGCGTGGTGCTGGCCGTATCGACGCTCGAGGTGCCCGTGGTGGAGCGTGTGCATGGCGCAAAGTGCACAGGGCTCGACGCTTCCACCGACGGCGCGTCGCTGGGTTTGGCAAAGGCGGTGAGCGTCGAGTCGCCGCGAACGTCGCGAGCGCCGCGGTTGGCGTCGGTATCGGGTGCGCCACCAGGACCGGCGCTACCAGAGTTGCCACCGGAGTTGCCACCGGAACCTGACCCTCCGCGATCACTCGAACCTCCTTGGTCAccagctccaccagcaccaccagctcCAGTACCACCAGCTCCACCGGTCCCACCGGTCCCAGCACCTCCAGCACCCCCCTCACCGCCCATCTGCTGGCTTACCCATCGCTCGCCCGTCACCgcgtcttcctcctcgatctcgctcgcacTATCCTCCTTCCTCGTCTGACTCAACCGCGTCAGCGTCGCCAACAAACTCGACATGTACCCAAACCCAGTCGTCACACCGCGACTGCTTGTGCGGTTCAACAAGGCGGTGACCACGTAGATAATCTTGTCGATCAGACTCTGTCCGTTGCTCGCCAGAGCGTCGAGCGGGAGGTTGTTGAACGTGCGCAGCAGATTCGCGGCTGCTTCCTGCCATACTTGGCTGTGCACATCTTCGGGAGCGCACGAGGCGAGCGCGAGGTGCGACGGTTGTCGAAGTTTCAGCTCGCGGATGCGTGTGGTGACCATATCGCGGTACTCGGTCAGCAGGAAGCGCACGAGTGATTCCGTGGTCACGATATTGGCGTGCAGTGTGCACATGGGCGACAGCACcggcgtcgacgacgccgacgccggCGGCGGCGAAGGCCGGAACACATTCACCATGTCCATCATGGTCAGGCTGGCAGCGCGCGCCTCGACGCCGGTGCGCATGCGTGGCGTGCGCACAGCCAGTGGAGCGAGACCGTGGTGCGCAGGCTGTCCACGCTCTACACCGGCACCTGCAGCCATTGCACCGCCATACCTCGTCGACATATTGGCCTCGCAAGCACCGCCAGCTCGTGGCGAGTGCGTCGACGAAGAGTTGTTCGAACTGCGTGCTTCCGCGTTCGGCAGGCCGTCGCGTGTAAACGTCTCGGCCGGCCATGGCCATGGCGATGTGCCACTCACATGGTTGCCTAGCGCTGTTTGAGTGGCGGCATCAAATCCGATTGCTTGCAACAGCGGCGCATGCTGCTCATGCTGCGCATGCTGGCCATGCGCAGAAACCGTCACGAGCGCAGGAAGCGCACTGCCAGGTCGACGAATCGGTTCAGGCGGTGAATGCGTGTAGATCGGATTTCGCAGTTCTTCCGGCATATCGTCGATGGCCTCCTGCAGCCTGCGCAGTACATCGGCGAGGTAGCGGATGCGTGATCTAGCCACCGAAAGATCGTCGATAGGAAATCGTCGATCGCGGCGGTacgactcgagcagctcgagcatcaCCTGGTGCAATCGCGTCACGATCAGGAAACCATGAAGCACGCTCGGAGATCTTTGGATGTGGCCAGGCCGCGCCAGCGCCTCCTCATCGACCGCAAGCGGAAGATCGACGCACGCATCGATAGCATGAATCAGCGCTGGCTCGTTTTCCAGCATGGCGATCGTAGTGGAGCTGCCGTGCAGCACCCAAAACAGGCgctttcgcagctcgtTTTCCACCGCGTTCGCCGTCGGTGCTTGGTAGTACGCAAACGACGACGCATCCAGACCGTACGGCGCAGCACCTCTCCTCGAATCGTCCTTGCGCTCGTCGTGCAGACCTAGCGTGTACGCCACTCGCACAGCCTCAGCGAGCACCGCTTTGCCCGCGTTGACCTTGCCCACGGTGCCCAGATAGATGTGATCGCAGTACAGCGTGCTGACGTGAAGCAGCTGCGGAGGGTCGTATACGCGAGGCTGCATCCTGCGCGATGTGAGATGGCAGATGCGATGCAATCTTCGGTAGAACGCCCAGGGCGCAGGAATCACAGTCCTGGGGCATTGGATCAGCGTGTACGACGTGAGGCTGAGCACAAACGCGAAAAACGCCTGGTCGCGTTCGTCTCTGCGATTCAGCAGGTCGTGGCTGAACGAAggacgatccacgatcggcagcaacggcCACAGGTAGTGAAAGTACAGCGAGATGATCGCCAGAAACGTCTGGCGTGGCGCAATGTTGTCAAGCGACCGCGGCCCGAGCACAGGTCCCACAGACACGTCGCAAAGACTGCGTGCTTGCTTGTTTTTCTGACTGGTGGCGCTACAGGTATCGGCGTGCGCTTGTGTGTTTAGAGGCGCGAAGCTACCAGATCCATCAAAGCAATGaccttgctgttgctgatgaGAGGGGATAGGTATTTGTTGAGGTTGGTGATTCTGCTGGTTTGGTTCCTGTGTGCTGTGTTGATGGGTCTGTGGCAAGGTCGCTGACATTGGCACTGGCGATGACACGCGGGAGAAGGAAGGAATCGGAAGAGGCAGTGGCGCTGCGCGAGTGTCGGTGCCAGCAAGGCCAGCTGCCACCTCGAAGGACTGAATgtgatcgacgagcgctgctgcgcgatgctgttgctgttgctgttgttggtgTGGGTGCTCTTGAGCTTGGGTTTGCTGATGGGGTTGCGGCTGCGTGTGAAGCATGGATGCGAGCGGGGCCGCGGAGCGTGAGCTTCCTGCATCGGAACGCGGCTGGCCATGCCACGACGAACCTGCGTAGCTGCCGGGAGTGGCAGAAGAAGAGCCCGACATGCTCACCGACGGCGACGCACCCGCGAGGCTGCCCATGTTCTGCGGTGAGAATCCAAaaggcgatgctgccgtTATGCCAGCAAAGTGAGCTGGTGTCATGGCGAGCATCGAGTTGTTGAGGTACGCGTCAAAGTTGGTGGCGCCGctccaagacgacgaaCGCGTCTGTGTGCCATTGGCGCTTCCAGAGGCGTAGTTGGAAGCCGTGAGAGCGCGGTACCAGCTGTCGTCGTTAGGGGATGCAGCCGAAGCGTTGTGTTGAGTGTGCGGTGACGCGCCTCCGACTTGCGTGGCAAGCGCCTCCACAAACGCCGATGTCAAAGATCGAGAGTGCGACAAGGGAGTAGCCGCTAGATGCGAGTCTGGTGCTGATACCTTAGTCCTGGCCGCTGCTTCCTTTCTGGCTGTCTTGGCAAATGTGCTCTGTGGACCGGGTCGTCTGAGAACATAGTCAAACGTGCATTTGGCATCGATCGCGCGGCACTGCACACAACGGTTGTCTGCAGAAGCGTCCAGACCGTCTACCTTGAGACGCACACACTTGATCTTGCGCGAGCGACAAATGTCACAAGACTGCGGCCGCTTCCGTTTCGTCGCTTGCTGAGAGTTGGAGTCGGATTTCGCATCGTCGCCCATGCGCTTGCTCGGTATGCTACCGCCCACTGCAGAAGGAGCAACTGTCGAATTATGGGATGACATTATGAATGGATTTTTTGCAGTTGCCAGTGTGGATTGAACAGCACTTTGTGTGTGGCACGGCTGCAAGCCTCAAGCAACCTGCATGGAATGTATCGACGATCGAATCAGGTAGTTGTGAATGCAGGCGATGAGCGCAACTGGAGTCGACAGAGTATCGGTGTGGTGCGTTGATGTCAGGAGGATAGAGTAACAAGATGAGGAGCAGGCCTAGGCGAGGAATGAGATGGCGTGAGCGTGGTGGCTACGGTGTTCTGCAAAAACGACTCCGACAGTCGAACGAGGTAGTTTTCAAGTGGATCAAacgcgctgctgctctggGAGCCGGGATCACCTGGAGGGCGTGGCGGCGAAAAAATCGGAGGTTCAACTTCCGTGGTGAAACGCCGCACCTTCTACTGAGAGCGCAACATAGGTAAACCAGCGGGTTCTGAAATGGCGGTCGCCTAGCAGAAGTGCTCTGGATTCTGTCTAGAGGCTGTAGATGGGCCACATGTGACGAGGACTAGGCAAAGTCGGAAGACGTTAATGCAAGAAAAGATAAAGGCCAGAGACAGAGAGCGCCACCTTTTTCGAGTGCAGAGGCGGCTGCGGACTAGCGAGATCGGAAAGTTGAGCAGACCTGACTGCAGGGCTGCAACcagagttgtgagtgatCTGCAAAGGTGAAGGCAGTACAGGAAGATGCagggtcgagaagcagaagcaaaaCGCAACGCAGGCAGGCCCGCGTGTACTTGCGATATTACGCGTGGCTGCTaggatcgagcagctgagaGAAGAAAGGACCCGGTCATTTGGACGGAAGGAAAAGTCAACGCTCGATTGGCTGGACGCTCCGATAAACGGACGAATGATTGGGATGAAGCGACGCGATGCGATGAGGTGCTAAGGCGAGGGTCaggtcagcagcagcagattcGAGATTGTTGCTTGGAATCActggcgatgacgagcttgatgcaGTCGGATGCACCAGCCGGCACCGTGGCAAGTGTGATGCGACGAAGCGACCAAGGGACGACAAGATGATTTGACGAGATGCAAACTGATCAGATCAGATGGGACAAGAATCGAAACGACAGATGCAATAGATGCATGGCTCTGAGCATTTTCATGTCTTGTCAGCATCTGAGCCGAAATGAGTTCGGCAAAAAAAGGCCAAGTCAAATCTGTGATTTTGTGGCACTTGGTCTTCGTTCAGCTGTCGAGCCAAGGCCACTCGTTTGCGCTTGTTCCCCGAACCCAACCCCAACGCTTTTGGGTTTGAACAGATTGCTTCGACAGAAGAGTGTCGAGTACGGTGCAAATTCGGTCGACCACGTCGGAGTTATGTTGCTGAGGCGGGAGACGGACGACTCGAGCGTAAGTTGGGGTCA
This genomic window contains:
- a CDS encoding uncharacterized protein (related to SAF1 - protein involved in proteasome-dependent degradation); this translates as MSVQNPLELPLPVVVDTLLPMLSDRDLASLRCVSKHAKLLVEDEVLWKRKVLADFTFPAYATARMGGWYRLYTGLSNPDIYVWGQDSNGRLGITRHERSQQMRAHLTNISAGIPYPIKLTSMSASRLGASEGQEQPAGAVVEIIAGGWSFHARTSTGQVWAWGTMNGEVSATSIDTLCHPGKVVSTPQPIKNLPPIRSLSGGRHHAVALSHDNRLLEWSAWGTIWEHVGFPAHLIAPPNSKTSITSQNDIVPITNVKQLEAGWYFSAILTQTGEIWLWRTNWSQAVFRGYQTAEEPASPSAPGGAHTKTWRLDITPVRLPPIVLDAEQQEREHLANKVVQIAAGEDFIVALTQAGTLHRLDMSHYRTREEDGLVNQQLFDHLHREHRDGVETHAQSGRLLDLTSRFHVFLESRAKWERLAAFEDPQGLPGFDSAWLKDGRGAQGSVGGISHISAQFRTFVVFHTVKPAKRPQWRDGQPAVLETDQDAQTLVLLGSSMSASPELIPQLQARGVIKVTMGDYHYGALTQKGEILTWGSFSKGALGNWHPPWASANQSTEADQLPACDQAELAEQADQDEQRSFSNLVPLPRVSRGGEQRGAFQPRIGFAARPRVGTAPRAQMRTSAARPNYQSEQDVAMPTPISIVAHAQHGAQSKKLTPVAFDIAFAGWHSSALVMQAPDVSPTLPIQRSGC